AGAAATCTTATAATGAAGCTTCCATATCAAAAGAAGAATATCAATGCTCAGAATATCCACTTTCCTGGTGACAGAGATCACTCTAAGGTAAACAAGAAGCACCAATAAAACTCAATGATTACATACCACTTTTTTCATTATATGCTTTATGATTAGTTATTACATAAGAAATAGTACAGCAAGCTCCTTCTGTTAGTGACTCATGCTTTCAAGGCATTGTGTGTAGTCGCATGGACTAAGTGAACTGGGCATAGAAAAAGATGCGTTCCTCGACATGGAGATTAATGTACATTGATTGAAATAGCTTTCTCATACACGCACAAAATACCTCAGTGAATGGTGGATTAGTATAATGGTTTATTCAGGGAGGCTTCGCAAACATTGCGGCTGGTACAATGAATGGTTCATGGGAATAAGGCAGAGATTGTGCTTTAAATAATTTCTACATGGCTGGGCTCACCTTCTGCTGAAGCAAGATCTGGGAATGCTAATGGTATGAAAGGTTTAAAAAAATGTCTGATCGATTTGTTAACGTATTTTGAACTGTTGTGATGGAGCTAGTATTCCGACCAATGTGGGTACAGACAAGCCATGCATCTAAACCACGTCCtcgtgttttacagcgaaagctgttatgagatcaataCTCAGGTCACGAGCGGCGCCGTCGTTAttcaccgccgccaccacctTTCATACcattgtccgtaaccacatcgcatgaaatatagataggaaaaaaaaacctagtaccgcATGAAATATACATAGGAAAAAAagctagtaccaatgacacagtggggctcgaaccagggttcgctgggtgccagcccagtattctaccactgaaccatgCCAGTgtttgggacttgttggcaaacttgccttaggcaggtctgatgtcaggaaagaaattgggttaatatgacttataaagcgtacCGAATTTGTGAAACGacaaccagtcatcacacaatTCCAATAGTAGTGTAACAAGTGGGTTGTCCGattctccaacccattacaaaagcttcttgttcacctattaactgtggcacataccaacttCAAGCATtattcctcatcatcatcagccactgcatgaacaattggcacaaaattccttgcaagtgtttagccgataccatgcttctcagaagaatgatgaaaaatagcatggcgaatgccggcctactaaccaaacatttttattattaattccatagtgggtatcaagcaagtgtgcttacagcagttacccgatgagtgtttagaaaaggctctgaaaggccgcttttctagctttcactgtgactgtacTCACCTGCCACGGAGGCCTGGTGATTTTTCGAGAGAAGTCAATGTCACTGTGCATGATGTCAAAGCAGTGTGTCATGCATTGGTTTTACAGACGGAACTAGGTCACTATATGAGAAATGATAAGAAAAAAAGATCAGTTTTCCTATATCTCCTGCTGTCACTTTCTGCACACAATTTTACTTTTGACAAATGAACATCCATGCTAGACTCACAGATGCAGTAAGGTCCTGGTGCACAATGCACTTGAAGTGAAGCGCTTTGAAGAGAGTTTTCATGCGACGCACATCATTCATTGATCCTTCACGTTTTGAAAGTCCAAAGTCATAGTTGTTAATAATGATGCAAAAGCCCCTTCGTGAGTGAACCATGGTGTACACCTGGAGAAGCAGAAAATATAGCAAGATATTAGAGGGCTTGTAACCACGACATAAATGCATACCACTCGCTTGTGAGAGATTTTGTTTGGCTTTGAGCACCTCATCAACTTGAAAAATTTTTGGCACAAAGTGTGTCATGCCAGGGTCTATCTACAAAAGCTTCAGtgacaaatttcagtcatgaaaaTGGCACAGAAATAATGCACACAATTAGATCGTGAAAAAACTTCAAGAAAACAGCCTCATAAGCTTCAGTTGAACCCACGATCTCCAGGTCTGCGACAACAGATGCCGGACACGCTAACCCCTCCACCACTCTTAGACATGCAGCAGGCTTTGCAAATGCACCTATTTTCTCACAGTTTTCTCCCAGAGTGCTCTCGCTCAGTGGGGTGGAGTCACCATTTGTGGACGGTAAAGCTAATTAGGCATCATCATTGCCTCTGCAATTAGCTCCGGTCGCACCACTGCAACCAGTGTTGTATCGAACAATGTTCCAGGAACTAGTTCCTACTAAGAGGAACAGAGGAGCAGTACCCTTCCAATCAGGATCGATGTAACTGTAACAATTACTCATTACGTTTACATCCAAATGGTAGAAGAAAGGGTGTTCCTTCTGTAAACGTTCCAAGGCAATGAACAGGTTCATGAACGCACACATCATGCAGAACAGGATGGATGGGCGACAGCATGAGGCCTAAAGATGTTCGGCTCACTTGTCACATTACTATAATCCATATCTCGGTTTTCACTTCAAGGCACTCACTAGGGGTGCCGAGAAGCAAAAGATTCCGGGACTGCATGCAGGAGGAACATTCCACAGTTGCAGTGTGTCGTAGAAAGGAAATCATCATCATTGTGAACAAGCATGTGCTCCCTTTATCCTCCTCTTCTCTTTCACTCCTAAAAGACATGCCCTGATTTCTCTGGCGTGGGATTATATCACTATGATGCACGGGAGAGCAAGTACAGAGAGAGCGTAAGAAAAAGATATAGAAAAAGAGCAACAAAACAATGCCtgagggaaaaaaaaatgaattttagCAAGGCTAGATTCAAAGCCGCCTACCCACTATCTGAAGGTGAGTGCTGTTACCACTCTGCtaaccattttttctttctttcatggtATTTATTTAACTTAGGCACGATACTTTGAAGCAATTCAATCCCGACAGAGAACTAATATGTTCGATCTGCTTGTATCACAATCCATCAGTGAACACAAAGCATTAAATAATTTGCTTTGATCTGTAGAGCGAATATATCAAGTAATGAAAATTGACATTTATGCACTTTAACGATGATAAACATAAACACCTCACCAATGCAAATACCCTTATAGCTGGCTTTCCATTTGCTCACATACATCTCTTTCCTAAGTGACCATCTATATGAAGTGGGATGATGAAGAAATCACTCGCTGGAAAACATGCATGTACACTAGAatagcatagcatagccttgATTAATACAGTATATCAAGGGGTGGGGAAGGAAAGTAAGAGGGAGGGGAGTGAGCATAGAGGGAGAGAGTatagacaaagagacagacaaaTAGAAAGTGAAGAGAAAATACAGAAGGCTGGAA
The sequence above is drawn from the Rhipicephalus microplus isolate Deutch F79 chromosome 3, USDA_Rmic, whole genome shotgun sequence genome and encodes:
- the LOC142803125 gene encoding caspase-8-like, whose product is MGDALQEASTSGVGPPSPRSLSPSGGSPVSLDVHSTKDGHGTVGEHSVCELQVIPAEEFKSGNNVYTMVHSRRGFCIIINNYDFGLSKREGSMNDVRRMKTLFKALHFKCIVHQDLTASWLMMMRNNA